GCCAACCCAAAACCAAACAATCGTTTCATCCTGGATAACTCCTAGGGCGCGGTAGGATGATCCGACTCTTACCGAGTAAATAGGTTGTGTTTGGTGAACTTGCTTGAATTGTAAACTGGTATGATGATGATCTTGCTTCCACAGTTGGTAGGCTTGTCTAGCTCTCTTTTGAGTGCCTCTTGGCAGCCTTACCAGCATTTTTCTAAATTTCTCAGTCGTTACTGATTTCACTACCAGTCGGCCTGTTTGGTTTTTCCCGCCTGATATTCTTGCAGTGCTTCTTGGGCTAATTTAGTCAAAGCCTCTTGAGAGTTTTCTAAAGATTTGTCCCACTGCATCTCATCAGTCAATAACTGGGCTAGTCGACGCTGTTCTTCTTTAGATAATTTTTCAGCTTTCTCCACAGCTTTTTTAAGTTCAGTAATCATTAGAATGCCAGATTTTTATTAAAGATAGTAGTTCTTCTCAGTTGTCTGATGTCAAGATAGTACTTTAATTAAACATACGACAAATGATAATGGTTTAGCGAATCGCTGGACAAATCATTTCTGAAAAAAGGGGTATTATTGTGTGACTTCATCGTAACCAGTAAAGTATGGCAAAATCTTTTAAAAGAGCAGGTAAGGTATTCGGAAAAATCAGTCTTGATCTAATTCCGGTGATTATTGGCATTCTTGCAGCCTTACTTATCAATGATTACCGACAGAAGCTACAGGAGCAAAAGCGACAGGCTATCTTATTGAATAATCTGGTTGATGAGTTTGCCAAGCGACGCGATGAGTTGAACAATGTCATCAAATATCGCCAGTTACCATTATTAAATACCCTCGAGGTTTACATCAATAACTCAGAGATCCCACTGCGCGAGATATTTCAGAAAGCAGGAGGCTTTGGGTTTCCTGAGGTCTATGTACTTTCTTGGGAATCAGCTCTGAATAGCCAAGATACTAAGAGCTTAGATTTTATTCTGCTTAATTCATTGTCGAGGATTACCTCTAATCAACAAGATATAACGTCTAGAACAGAAACTATCTACGACTTTCTGTACTCACCTGGAGTAACATTGTACGATTCTCGTCCTGAAGCTAAAGAATTACTAGACATAATGCTTAATGACTTTGTAGAAAGTGAAAGAACTTTAATTAGTCGCTATGATGAGTTCATCCAACTGGCCGATAGTCTATATGATGGCGTAACAGTAGATTCCATCGCAGTAGATAGTTTAGCTGCTGAAGTGGATACCGTCTCGTCTGAGTAGAGCATAATAGCTATTCACTCCGCAAGCTGTCTACCGGATTAGCGGTGGCGGCTTTGACCGATTGATAACTTACGGTAATCAGCGTCACCAGTAGGGCGAAAGCGATGGCTAGCACAAATACTAACAGACTGATATTCGTTCGGTAGGCGAAGTCAGCTAGCCATTGGTGCATGAGATAATAGGCTAAGGGGGTAGCAATCAGAAAAGCAATCACCACTAACTTGATATAATCGCGGGAGAAAAGCAGTAAAATACTACTGACTGAAGCACCTAGCACCTTCCGTACTCCTACTTCTTTGGTTCGCAATTCGGCAGTGTAAGCCGCTAGTCCGAACAGGCCGAGGCAAGAAATAAAAATGGCGATAAAGGCAAAATAGTTAAAAAGATCGCCCGTGCGTACTTCGTTCTGATACAACGTATTGAAGCTTTCGTCCAGAAACTGATATTCAAACGGATACGCTGGGTTCATCTCTTGCCAGACCGATTCCACTTTAGCGATTGACTCGGCCATGTTTTGATTATTAACTTTGATGTACAGATTGCTTCGCCAGTCGGGCGAGACGAACAGCACCAGGGGTGCAATAGCTTGGTGTACCGACTGAAAGTTAAAATCTTCAGCTACTCCAATCACCGTTCCTTCCACACCGTGAGCACTGAACGCCATTCCTACCGGATTTTCTACTCCCATCTGTTTTACGGCTTCTTCGTTCAGAATAAACGCAGTACTATCGGTACTTCGCTCGCGGGAAAATGCTCGGCCTTTGGCCATTTCAATCTGAAATGTTTCAATAAAATCTAAGTCAACCGAAAGCTGATTCAACAGGATGGTTTGGTCTTCTGCTTTTCCTGCCCAATCGGCTCCCGAAGTAGAACTGGCAATATTGGTCAGATTCTGACTAGCTGACGTAATACGGAGAATGTTCGGACTAGATTCTAACGCGGTTTTGAAGGTATTGACGGCTCCGTAAATTTCTCCGCTCATTGGCACGACCAGAATATGCTCTTTGTTGTAGCCTAGCTTTT
This region of Tunicatimonas pelagia genomic DNA includes:
- a CDS encoding type II toxin-antitoxin system RelE family toxin; the protein is MKSVTTEKFRKMLVRLPRGTQKRARQAYQLWKQDHHHTSLQFKQVHQTQPIYSVRVGSSYRALGVIQDETIVWFWVGSHERYNNQIKQL